The genomic window GATTTCTTGAAATTCTACCACCACTTTTCTAAATTTTTCTAAGTCTTCTGAGGAGTTAACCGACTCTGATCGCAGCTGTCTTTGACTCTCATTAATTTCCATGAATTTTTCAGGGGTTAATCCTTCTTTTTTCATCGCTTTAGCCATTTGCATTTGGGTGAACCGTTCTATCCGTTGAAACTGCTTAATTATCTGCACAAACTGTTGCAACTCGATAGGACTAACTTTAGGGTTAGCAGCGGTTTCTGGTTCTATGGTTGGCGATATAGAACCGGCGTTAAATTGACCATAAGCGACAGTAGGGATAGATAATCCTACAATGGCGATCGCACCTCCCACCACAAGAGATTTAAACATAAAAATATTCCTTAAGTTGTTTTGTTTACTATTTCCAGTATACTAGACGGCTTCAGGTAACTATGGTTCATCAATGATGGCCTCTCGATCTAATAATAATAGGTTTCGTAATTGATCCGTATCTAATTCTGTTAACCATTGTTCTCCAGAATCAACGGTTTGTTCGGCTAATTTTTGTTTACTTTCTAACATTTCATTAATTCTTTCTTCTAAGGTTCCGGTACAGACAAATTTATGGACTTGAACATTCCTTTTTTGACCTAAACGAAACGCGCGATCGGTGGCTTGATTTTCTACGGCAGGATTCCACCAACGATCAATATGAAAAACGTGGTTAGCGCGGGTTAAATTGAGTCCGGTTCCTCCTGCTTTTAAGGATAGAATAAAAATTCTCGGCCCGTTGGGATCGTGTTGAAAGCGATCAATCATTTCTTGTCTTTGGATTCTACGGGTTGCACCGTATAAAAAGAGAACTTCTTGAGCAAATTTTTTTTCTAAATAGGGCTTTAAGAGTTTTCCCCATTCAG from Crocosphaera subtropica ATCC 51142 includes these protein-coding regions:
- a CDS encoding DUF4168 domain-containing protein, whose protein sequence is MFKSLVVGGAIAIVGLSIPTVAYGQFNAGSISPTIEPETAANPKVSPIELQQFVQIIKQFQRIERFTQMQMAKAMKKEGLTPEKFMEINESQRQLRSESVNSSEDLEKFRKVVVEFQEIMDEAEERRQSTVENQGLELERFLEIEKIVAENQQLQAKVQQMLGN